From one Lotus japonicus ecotype B-129 chromosome 3, LjGifu_v1.2 genomic stretch:
- the LOC130745960 gene encoding 1-aminocyclopropane-1-carboxylate oxidase, with translation MPEIPVDFRAPPPSPVASGRRSSFTNEDILTEFLETSPRVPDLVLPDNIFPKQRHLESPPVVDFVSLCFHHDDALRDVVSRSMATIGCFQIINHGIPPQLITSVAQSAAGIFCVPLGNRAAVTRSPEKPWGFEEYHSEEEEEEANEFSEEFVWCEDHEFKLKMEGILPRGYQNFSEKMESLKTRVETVAEKILAVMLKNVARKFEGDVNVVRCGHEVGSVCCISKHCRDDRSGRWGSSLKYDVIRMLIRGADYYHSLCVHVCDGCSEFHVYSKKSWLSFYPEQGALIITGGDQTQILSGGYYKHVIGRPIFQCEKEDNISMTFLYSPPNSENNFETYEERTITLGQQVIMAIVLTLMYHVLIYGYQNI, from the exons ATGCCGGAAATCCCCGTCGATTTCCGCGCTCCGCCGCCGTCTCCGGTGGCCTCCGGCCGCAGATCTTCCTTCACGAACGAAGACATTCTGACGGAGTTTCTAGAAACCTCGCCTCGCGTCCCCGATCTGGTTCTCCCGGACAACATCTTCCCCAAACAGAGGCACCTCGAATCCCCTCCCGTCGTCGATTTCGTCTCCCTCTGCTTCCACCACGACGACGCACTCCGCGATGTTGTTTCACGCTCCATGGCCACGATCGGGTGCTTCCAGATCATCAACCACGGCATTCCGCCGCAGCTCATCACCTCCGTTGCCCAATCCGCCGCCGGGATATTTTGCGTGCCGCTGGGCAATCGAGCGGCGGTGACGAGGTCGCCGGAGAAGCCGTGGGGGTTCGAGGAGTATcattcagaggaagaagaagaggaggcaaaTGAGTTCAGTGAAGAATTCGTGTGGTGTGAAGATCATGAGTTCAAGTTGAAAATGGAGGGAATTTTGCCACGTGGATATCAGAATTTCAG CGAGAAGATGGAAAGTCTAAAGACACGGGTGGAGACGGTGGCTGAGAAAATTTTAGCAGTGATGTTGAAAAACGTTGCTAGGAAATTTGAAGGTGATGTTAATGTGGTTCGTTGTGGGCATGAAGTTGGGAGTGTTTGTTGCATTTCCAAGCATTGCAGAGATGATAGGAGTGGGAGATGGGGTAGCTCATTGAAATATGATGTGATTAGAATGCTGATTAGGGGAGCAGATTACTATCATTCACTGTGTGTGCATGTCTGTGATGGGTGTTCAGAGTTTCACGTTTACTCCAAGAAAAGTTGGCTCTCTTTTTACCCTGAGCAAGGTGCTCTTATAATCACTGGTGGAGATCAAACCCAG ATATTAAGTGGGGGATACTACAAGCATGTGATTGGAAGACCAATATTTCAATGTGAGAAGGAAGACAACATTTCAATGACTTTCCTCTATTCTCCTCCGAACAGTGAGAACAATTTTGAAACCTATGAGGAAAGAACTATTACTCTTGGCCAGCAAGTCATCATGGCTATAGTTCTGACCCTTATGTACCATGTCTTGATTTATGGCTACCAAAACATTTGA